A single window of Leptospira semungkisensis DNA harbors:
- a CDS encoding acyltransferase family protein — translation MFGDLPSFIGPSGSFFVLKSESARRNISIDLLRGLTVAGMILVNNPGTWSNMYWPLKHAKWNGCTPTDLVFPFFLFVVGAAIPFSVRNGLQVFPKILKRSLILIGLGLFLNIFGEWSFAELRFPGVLQRIGFTYFFCALIYTEKNLKFRIFIFSVLLIGYWILLGFLPPPGADLPTMTEGKDWGAWLDRTVFGEKHLWKFGKVWDPEGLLTSISAFGSVLAGIFTGEFLKKELEIGKSGFQIPLHLLFLGIGFLLLGGIWDLWFPINKSLWTSSYTLWTAGWAVLFLSLFSLLENQDTFLFRSLQALLLPFGRNALLVFFGSGMYARSLNIISVHFADGKKTSLKNYIYVEYYKSWIESPELSSFAYTITVILLWFFILYFLDKKKIYWKI, via the coding sequence ATGTTTGGGGATTTACCGAGTTTCATAGGTCCCTCTGGTAGTTTTTTCGTTTTGAAATCCGAGTCGGCGCGTCGTAATATATCCATAGATCTTTTAAGAGGCCTTACTGTCGCCGGGATGATTCTTGTGAATAATCCTGGGACATGGTCCAATATGTATTGGCCTCTCAAACATGCTAAATGGAATGGATGCACTCCTACTGATCTAGTATTTCCGTTCTTCTTATTCGTTGTAGGCGCAGCAATCCCATTTTCTGTCCGCAATGGTTTACAAGTATTTCCTAAAATACTAAAGCGTTCTTTGATCCTGATCGGGCTTGGCCTTTTTCTGAACATATTTGGAGAATGGAGTTTTGCAGAGTTAAGATTTCCAGGAGTTCTGCAAAGGATAGGATTTACATACTTCTTCTGCGCTTTAATCTATACCGAAAAGAATCTAAAGTTCAGAATATTTATCTTTTCGGTTCTGTTGATCGGCTATTGGATCTTACTTGGATTCTTGCCTCCGCCAGGAGCCGATCTTCCTACTATGACGGAAGGGAAGGACTGGGGAGCTTGGTTGGACAGAACCGTTTTCGGAGAAAAGCATCTTTGGAAATTCGGCAAGGTCTGGGATCCAGAAGGCCTTCTCACTTCTATCAGTGCATTTGGCTCCGTCTTAGCAGGGATCTTTACGGGAGAATTCCTGAAGAAAGAACTGGAGATTGGAAAGTCCGGCTTTCAGATTCCTCTCCATCTTCTTTTCTTAGGAATCGGATTCTTATTGCTTGGAGGAATTTGGGATCTTTGGTTTCCGATCAATAAAAGTCTCTGGACTAGCAGCTACACTCTTTGGACCGCGGGTTGGGCCGTTCTATTCTTATCTCTTTTTTCTTTATTAGAAAATCAGGATACATTCTTGTTTCGTTCTCTTCAGGCGTTGCTTTTGCCTTTTGGTAGGAATGCGCTTTTGGTATTCTTTGGATCCGGAATGTATGCGAGATCTCTGAATATTATCTCGGTCCATTTTGCCGATGGAAAGAAGACCTCACTTAAGAATTATATATACGTAGAATATTATAAAAGCTGGATCGAGAGTCCGGAACTAAGTTCTTTCGCATATACCATCACAGTGATTTTGCTTTGGTTCTTTATCCTGTATTTCTTAGATAAGAAAAAGATTTATTGGAAGATCTAA